CAAGTAACCCGCGAGATGAGATAAGTGAAAAACAGCGTAATTACTGCTTTCTATAacttcttttgtttattcAAACTCCGGAAACTGCTTCACCTCTTGATTTCCAGTAAACCATCTCGGATGGCCCCGTTTCGTTAATCACTTTGTTGATATTGGTCTTCAAAACGcgattttcaaaaattcaaatcattAAAAACGGAAAACGAAAAACGGGTAACGAGCAAACGTCGATTCTACGGCGGCTATTTTTGTTTGACGCCAAGGGAACGTCCACGCAACCATTTGTCTATAAAGGCACTATGGTTAACTAATAACGATAGAACATATCCACCAGAATATACGCAATAGAAATATTGAGCTCCCGTTCAATTTTGcgtctctttttttttcaatgggATGTTGCGTTCCAGCACTCGTATAAGCCTACACAACAATTGTAAATCGTATCCTTATTCTATTCTAGAACAAAGAGGTATGAGACAGAAAAAGTGTCGCATAATCAACAATTAAAACACCTGGACCATCGTTGGATGAACTTGTAGTACTTTCTCGtttgtatatttatataactAACGCAGCCGCGTCCAAAAGGGGGAGGTATGGGTAGAAAGGAAGtaggaaatgaaaaaactggaaagcaagaaaaagaatagtgcttaaaaaaaaaaggaaaaaaggaaaaaagggCAAGAGAGGACAATAAGACCATACGGTTGGAATTGCTAGAACTGTGAAATTTCCCTTAATTAAACATATCACAGTAGTTAGTTGagataattttgaaataggAAAAAGAACTGGAAACCAACGAATAACCTtgcatatatatgtttCAATGATGGATATTCCTTCCTCAGATACAAATTCTAATGGTCAAAGGATCGATAGGGATCGAAGAAACCCGAGGGCTTCCTTCTCTTCTACAGCGACCACTTCTACGGCAACGACGTTGACTTCGGCCATGGTCTTGGACCAGAACAATTCAGAGCCGTATGCAGGCGCAACATTCGAAGCTGTGCCAAGCTCCATCGTATCATTCCACCACCCACattcttttcaatcaaGCAACCTTCTGAGTCCGCGTTTGTCGGAAAACCTGGGAAACCTCGAGCAAAGAGGTCGCCGGTTGACTGAATCAGACCCTCTAGTGCTATCCTCGGCTGGACAATCAAGAAGCTCTTCTAGAAACCCCTCTcattttcgattttttaCTCAAGAACAAATATCTAACGCTGAAGGTGCTTCTACATTAGAGAATACAGACTATGATACAGTATGGGATGCCGCCCCTGCCTATGAACAGGATAGAATCTATGGTACCGGTCCATCCTCCAGACGCTCTTCCATGCGAAGTTTTTCCAGAGGTTCATCCATCTCAAATGCAAAATCTTATAGGTCCTTCAGTAGAAGGGGCCGCTCTGGTTCAAGAGCTCCGCAGATATCAGCGGAAAATCCCGACGCTGGATCCGTTTATCATTCCACCACGCATTCGTCTTCCAGTTTATCGAGATATACCACTAGAGAAAGGATTCCCATTGAATTAGAAAGTCAAACGGATGAAATCTTGGAAGACAGATCCTCCACACATTCCTTAGAATCCTCGAATAGTAGGCGATCTTCAAGCGAAAACAACAGGGGAAGTGTTTCTGGTCATGATGACGTTCATAATCAACATAGCGAATATTTGAAACCTGATTaccatgaaaaattttatccTCAGTATGTGCCTGACCTACATTATCAAAGGTTTTACATTGCGGAAGAGGACTTGGTGATTGGTATCGCCGCTTACGAAACCTCCAAATTCTGGCACATTATTTACAACCTATGCTGTCTATTGTCTTTTGGTTTAGTCTACCTTTTCATGCGATGGCTTCCCCATCTGAGGGTGCGATTTTACGGCGTAAAGGTACCCCTAGCTAAGGCAGAATGGGTTGTGatagaaaatgaatttggCGAATTTACCATACAACCGATTGATAGACAGTGGTATAATAGACCAATAAGCACAGTGCTACCTTTTGAAAACTACTCTAATCCGCTAGACGAAAACAATTATATGTCTTTTAGTCACCATCATGCCAATGAAGTCAATCCGAATATACCCATCTTAATTACCTTTGAATACAGATATATCAAGTTCATATATTCGCCGCTCGATGACCTGTTTAAGACTAACAATAATTGGACAGACCCTGATTGGGTGGATTTAAGTACTATGTCGAATGGGCTGACTAAGGGTGTACAAGAAGATAGAGAACTCGCATTTGGTAAAAACCAAATCAATTTAAGGATGAAGACTACTTCAGAAGTTCTATTTAACGAAGTGTTGCATCCGTTTTACGTCTTTCAAGTGTTTTCCATAGTGCTGTGGGGAATAGACGAATACTATTACTACGCCgcatgtatttttttgatttctgtGCTGTCtatttttgattcattgaatgaacagaagaagatatcCAGGAATCTGGCTGAAATGTCGCACTTCCATTGTGATGTTCGTGTCTTAAGAGATAAATTCTGGACAAGCATCAGCTCATCCGAATTGGTGCCAGGGGATGTATATGAAGTATCAGATCCAAATATAACAATTTTGCCTTGTGATTCAATTCTTTTATCCAGCGATTGTATAGTCAACGAGTCCATGCTAACAGGTGAATCTGTGCCCGTTTCGAAATTCTCCGCCACACAGGAGACAATGTATCAATTGTGTGATGACTTCCAAAGTACTCAGATATCGAGTTTCGTTTCCAAATCCTTTTTGTATAATGGTACGAATATAATAAGAGCTAGGATTGCCCCAGGACAAACTGCTGCTTTAGCAATGGTTGTAAGAACAGgattttcaacaacaaagGGTTCTTTGGTTCGTTCCATGGTATTTCCTAAACCGACTGGCTTCAAATTTTATAGGGATTCCTTCAAATATATTGGCTTCATGTCCCTCattgccatttttggtttttgcATTAGCTGCATTCAGTTTGTTAAACTTGGTTTAGATAGGAGAACAATGATATTAAGAGCTTTAGATATCATAACAATAGTAGTGCCACCAGCTCTGCCAGCCACCTTAACCATTGGTACGAATTTTGCTTTAAGCagattgaaggaaaaagggatattttgtatttctCCAACAAGGCTTAACATTGGTGGCAAAATCGATGTTATGTGTTTTGACAAAACTGGGACACTTACAGAAGATGGACTAGACGTGTTAGGGATCCAAATATCGCATGCAGCTGGAGTAGGAGGTCAGAAGTTCGGGCAATTATTGAGCGATGTTCGCCAAGTATTTCCCAAGTTTTCCTTAAACGATTGTAGTTCTCCGCTAGATTTTAAATCCAGGAACTTTTTCATGTCACTATTAACATGTCATTCATTGAGGTCCGTCGACGGGAAGCTACTTGGTGATCCGTTAGACTTCAAAATGTTTCAATTTACCGGCTGGTCATTTGAAGAGGACTTCCAAAAGCACACATTTCATTCGTTATATGACGAAAGACATGAAGGAGATatttttccagaaaattCCGATATTATTCCTGCGGTAGTTCACCCCGATGGTAATAATCCGGAAAATACGTTTACTGATAATGATCCTAATAATTTTCTGGGGGTTGTGAGaagctttgaatttttgtcTGAATTGAGGCGCATGAGCGTTATTGTTAAAacaaataatgaagatgTATATTGGTCGTTTACTAAAGGTGCGCCAGAAGTGATTTCTGAAATATGTAATAAATCAACTTTACCGGCCGATTTCGAAGAAGTACTACGTGGCTACACTCATAATGGCTATAGAGTCATTGCATGTGCTGGGAAAACCTTACCAAAAAGAACCTGGTTATATTCTCAGAAAGTATCTAGGGAAGATGTTGAATCaaatttggaatttttaggtttcattatattccaaaataaattgaagaaggaaacttcaaaaactctaaaaaatttggaagatGCGAATATCAGGACGATAATGTGTACAGGTGATAACATACTTACTGCTATTTCTGTAGGTAGAGAGGCAGGTCTGATACAATGCTCCCGTGTTTATGTTCCATCTATTAATGATACACCTTTACCTGGCGAGACTATAATAATATGGAGAGATGTCAATGAACCTGACAACATTTTGGATACGAAGACTCTGAAGCCTGTTAGTGTGGGCAATAATGTCGAGAGTCTGTATGGAAATGATTATACTCTCGCAGTTAGTGGTGACGTTTTTAGATTACTGTTCAGagatgaaaatgagatACCTGAATCGTATTTAAACGAAATTTTGTTGAATTCATCCATATATGCAAGAATGTCACCCGATGAAAAACATGAACTAATGATACAATTGCAGAAACTGGATTATACGGTTGGTTTCTGTGGTGACGGTGCAAATGATTGCGGTGCTTTGAAGGCAGCAGATGTGGGTATTTCTCTCTCAGAAGCGGAAGCGTCGGTTGCCGCTCCGTTCACTTCAAAGATATTCAATATTAGCTGCGTACTTGATGTCATCAGAGAAGGTCGTGCTGCGTTAGTCACATCTTTTGCATGCTTTCAATACATGAGTTTGTATTCAGCCATACAATTCATTACTATTACTATACTCTACAGTCGTGGTTCTAATCTGGGGgatttccaattcttgTACATTGATTTGTTATTAATTGTTCCAATCGCAATTTGCATGTCTTGGTCCAAATCCTATGAAAAGATAGCTAAAAAGAGGCCATCAGCCAACCTAGTTTCGCCTAAGATCTTGGTTCCCCTTTTGGTCAGTGTACTTTTAGTTTTCTTATTCCAATTAATTCCATGGTTAATCGTGCAAAAGATGAGTTGGTACATCAAACCCATCGTTGGGGGTGACGATGCGGTGCAGTCTTCAGATAATACTGTTTTATTCTTTGTCTCGAACTTCCAATATATTCTGACTGCTATAGTCCTATCCGTTGGGCCACCATACAGAGAACCAATgtcaaagaattttgaattcatcGTAGATATTGTGGCCTCTATTTTTGTGAGTATGTTATTAATGACTCTGAATCCGGAATCGTACTTTGGTGAGAAATTACAATTGACCCCTGTATCCAGTAAGTTCACCATATTTATCATTGTATGGGTGATACTAAATTATTACGCTCAACTGTATATACCGCCATCGACAAAAGGTtggttgaagaagaaaaagagtaGTAAAAAGTATAAACTACTAatacaagaacaagagaaaCTAACAGACGTTTAAAGCAAAAGTTATTTATGTATAGATGTGTATAAATACTATTTTCTATAGTAAAGCAATGCTACTATCTAGATGCATTTctcattgaaagaaagcaGTTCCACACAACCCCGACAGAAGAGCTGAATGGCGCTTGAAAATCTCTTGGCATCACCAGAAAATTAATGAATTGCATCATTGGCCATACCAGGTAATTGCAACCAAGCGTCGATATGTATAGTCTTCGAATTTTCTTACTAAAGGTGTTCTTATCACCTCTTTCCATCACATAATTCGAAAAcatgaagaaataataaagagATACAGGCGAATAGAGCAGTTGGTCAGAAAGCACCCTCTCGAAAACCTGTACCACTGTAGGATCTTCAGTGtagaagaaattcaagaatttaTACCAAGGAGCTTGGAAaaatgatatgaaaaaCCCCCAGAACATGAAACACCCCCATCTGAAGAAGTCAAATGTGTCTGTCTTGAAATTTACTGGTGACGTATCAAGCTCAGGATTTTCGTCGTTCTCTGCGTAGGAACTATGTTCTGAGGTGAAATCGTTGAAGATGGATAGTTCATCGCTTTCATAGCCCCCATCATTTTCTATATCAGGGCTGTCTTGAGCATGATGGAAGGCTTCGTTGAGTATTTGTGATATAGGATCCACGTCATAAGAGTAAAAGCAAGCTATGCTTTGTGCCAGTAGATCGGATATGCCAAATAGAAGAATGTTTGTGCATAGCGTTGCGAAAACGGCTGATCTAGCATACAACTGTCTATAATGACCAGTATATTTCCATAGACTAGTGACCCATATTACCAACAGAAACCAGTGTGTAAGCGTTATGCGTTGTATTCGCATGTTCATCAAAGTTTTGAATGTGGCTGCAATCCTTCTCACCCAAGACCCTAAAATAGCTCGCTCATGTCGGTCATCGGTTATGAcattgtcattatcatAGTGTACAACAATTTGATCTCTGCCAAACAGTTGAAGAGGCATCTGCcgaagcaaaaaaattcctaGAATAGTGATTTGTGCTAACGCTATCCCTTCCTCCCGATGCTTCTAGTGCAAACACTCTTTCCTTAAAGATTCCCCGATAGGCTATGTTAAAGGCAACATTTAATCGACATTAAAAGTTTTTACTGTTTTTACATTCCTGCACCAGAACATATTGATACTGTTTGGGTGTTTTgtaatgtttttttttcgtgGATTCTAGAAAAGTATTTGtaacatttttcaagttgtGCATCTTTCCGTTTGTGCGCGTGCGTTTGAATTCCCTTCAGCTCCCTTGCATCCTTACCCACAGTGCTTCTGGTATGGGGGCGAGAATGGTACGGGACGTGGTCGGTAGGAGAGAGTGTATCTGGTAGCTCACGCCTAATTTGCAAAACAATCAATTAACGGCATGCAGGTTAGATTAAGCATCAATTTTGAAGTTGGGACTTTTAGGCTGGGTTAGGAAGGTCGAGAAGCAAAGTTTAGCAAGAACAGTACAAACCAAGTAGCCAAGATGTTGATGCCAAAGCAAGACAGAAACAAGATCCACCAATACTTATTCCAAGGTATGTTTTAGAATAAAATTTATAGAAACTATGGAGATACAGGGAAAATCAAGATCGAGATTAGTTATACATATGTGAAATGACAGGGTTGCGCATATGCACACACATGTACGCCCATGTATATCCAGTGAAAGCcacagtttttttctttagaaagGTGCTAGCGAGTTAAGTTTTTTCCTTCCAGAACCTTGCAGACTACATCATTTGAAATATAACACAATGTGGAGTTCCTTGGAGACGCCCGGCGTGTTAATATTGGGAGAAATGAGTTTAGTTCAGAAGATTATAGCACTGCGATTGTTGGCGGAAAACCCCCTTGATCCTCATACCCGCGTAGCCACGAGTTCGTCTGAATAAGTTTTTTACTAACAAATTTAAATGTTACTGGGGAAATGTAAGCTTCATTTCTTTCCCAAAATGTTTTCTCTTTATACAGAAGGTGTTGTTGTCgctaagaaagatttcaacCAAGCCAAACACGAAGAAATTGACACCAAGAACTTGTATGTCATCAAGGCTTTGCAATCCTTGACTTCCAAGGGCTATGTCAAGACTCAATTCTCATGGCAATACTACTACTACACCTTAACTGAAGAAGGTGTTGAATACTTGAGAGAGTACTTGAACTTGCCAGAACACATTGTTCCAGGTACTTacattcaagaaagaaaccCAACTCAAAGACCACAAAGAAGATATTAAGAAATCCGTAAGTCcaattgaattttcttttttgtaacATTCTTCTGGTTCTATATATCTAGGTTTATACTTTGATGTGTTGTATTTTCaattacattgaacttatgtattttttttaattaaTAAAGtgaaatcaaatcaaagTCATGTGTGATATGCGCGAGCTGAATGCATTGTGGGGGCTTCATTAACGGCGAACACCCTAATAGCCGGCGCATATTACCGCGCATGGAAGTGAGATCTGTAATCTCCAGAATCTGGAGAGTGCGCAGTTTTAATATTTATTAGTGGCACCTCATCTGCTTTCTAATGTCGGGATAGATACTTTTTCCTTATCCGCTTCGCGATCACCCTGCGcataaaaattttttcaggcGATGAGATGAGCCTTTGACATAATGTGTGTTAAATGGCAAGAGAGCGCTTTTCCATTAACATTCATATCGTTATCTGAGCTACACATCCAGATAGCACATACGTATTTGCCACTTTCGATGTCAGCAGAAGATTACAAGAATTTACCAGTGACTGTTGAAAAACCTATCCCAGTTGTATATGACTTGGGTAACTTGGCAGCTTTCGACAGCAACATTTTGgataaaaatgatttaGACTCTTCGAATGCTAAGcgtgaagaaaaaataaagagcCTTACTCGTGACAATGTTCAGCTACTGATCAATCAGCTATTATCTTTACCTATGAAGTCAACAACGGAGTCTGCAGGTGGGACTAGCGGACAAAGTTCTGTAATGACGTTACTGCAGCTTCCTAATGCCACCACCGAGCTACCAAGAGAAAAACCATTACCGAAGGTTAAAGCTATGACCAAATGGCAGAAGTTTGCAGCTAAGAAGGGTATCAAACCAAAGGAGAGAGCAGGTAAGATGGTTTATGATGAAGCATCTGGCGAATGGGTTCCAAAATGGGGTTACAAAGGTGCAAATAAGAAGTTAGATGATCAATGGCTAGTTGAAGTAGATGATAAAGTAAAAGGGACGGACAATGAATTGATTGACCCAAGAACATTGAATAGGGCGGAGAGG
The DNA window shown above is from Saccharomyces kudriavzevii IFO 1802 strain IFO1802 genome assembly, chromosome: 15 and carries:
- the RPS10A gene encoding 40S ribosomal protein eS10 (similar to Saccharomyces cerevisiae RPS10B (YMR230W) and RPS10A (YOR293W); ancestral locus Anc_8.760) encodes the protein MLMPKQDRNKIHQYLFQEGVVVAKKDFNQAKHEEIDTKNLYVIKALQSLTSKGYVKTQFSWQYYYYTLTEEGVEYLREYLNLPEHIVPGTYIQERNPTQRPQRRY
- the SKDI15G4290 gene encoding uncharacterized protein (similar to Saccharomyces cerevisiae YOR292C; ancestral locus Anc_8.759); protein product: MPLQLFGRDQIVVHYDNDNVITDDRHERAILGSWVRRIAATFKTLMNMRIQRITLTHWFLLVIWVTSLWKYTGHYRQLYARSAVFATLCTNILLFGISDLLAQSIACFYSYDVDPISQILNEAFHHAQDSPDIENDGGYESDELSIFNDFTSEHSSYAENDENPELDTSPVNFKTDTFDFFRWGCFMFWGFFISFFQAPWYKFLNFFYTEDPTVVQVFERVLSDQLLYSPVSLYYFFMFSNYVMERGDKNTFSKKIRRLYISTLGCNYLVWPMMQFINFLVMPRDFQAPFSSSVGVVWNCFLSMRNASR
- the YPK9 gene encoding putative acid anhydride hydrolase (similar to Saccharomyces cerevisiae YPK9 (YOR291W); ancestral locus Anc_8.758), with amino-acid sequence MDIPSSDTNSNGQRIDRDRRNPRASFSSTATTSTATTLTSAMVLDQNNSEPYAGATFEAVPSSIVSFHHPHSFQSSNLLSPRLSENLGNLEQRGRRLTESDPLVLSSAGQSRSSSRNPSHFRFFTQEQISNAEGASTLENTDYDTVWDAAPAYEQDRIYGTGPSSRRSSMRSFSRGSSISNAKSYRSFSRRGRSGSRAPQISAENPDAGSVYHSTTHSSSSLSRYTTRERIPIELESQTDEILEDRSSTHSLESSNSRRSSSENNRGSVSGHDDVHNQHSEYLKPDYHEKFYPQYVPDLHYQRFYIAEEDLVIGIAAYETSKFWHIIYNLCCLLSFGLVYLFMRWLPHLRVRFYGVKVPLAKAEWVVIENEFGEFTIQPIDRQWYNRPISTVLPFENYSNPLDENNYMSFSHHHANEVNPNIPILITFEYRYIKFIYSPLDDLFKTNNNWTDPDWVDLSTMSNGLTKGVQEDRELAFGKNQINLRMKTTSEVLFNEVLHPFYVFQVFSIVLWGIDEYYYYAACIFLISVLSIFDSLNEQKKISRNLAEMSHFHCDVRVLRDKFWTSISSSELVPGDVYEVSDPNITILPCDSILLSSDCIVNESMLTGESVPVSKFSATQETMYQLCDDFQSTQISSFVSKSFLYNGTNIIRARIAPGQTAALAMVVRTGFSTTKGSLVRSMVFPKPTGFKFYRDSFKYIGFMSLIAIFGFCISCIQFVKLGLDRRTMILRALDIITIVVPPALPATLTIGTNFALSRLKEKGIFCISPTRLNIGGKIDVMCFDKTGTLTEDGLDVLGIQISHAAGVGGQKFGQLLSDVRQVFPKFSLNDCSSPLDFKSRNFFMSLLTCHSLRSVDGKLLGDPLDFKMFQFTGWSFEEDFQKHTFHSLYDERHEGDIFPENSDIIPAVVHPDGNNPENTFTDNDPNNFLGVVRSFEFLSELRRMSVIVKTNNEDVYWSFTKGAPEVISEICNKSTLPADFEEVLRGYTHNGYRVIACAGKTLPKRTWLYSQKVSREDVESNLEFLGFIIFQNKLKKETSKTLKNLEDANIRTIMCTGDNILTAISVGREAGLIQCSRVYVPSINDTPLPGETIIIWRDVNEPDNILDTKTLKPVSVGNNVESLYGNDYTLAVSGDVFRLLFRDENEIPESYLNEILLNSSIYARMSPDEKHELMIQLQKLDYTVGFCGDGANDCGALKAADVGISLSEAEASVAAPFTSKIFNISCVLDVIREGRAALVTSFACFQYMSLYSAIQFITITILYSRGSNLGDFQFLYIDLLLIVPIAICMSWSKSYEKIAKKRPSANLVSPKILVPLLVSVLLVFLFQLIPWLIVQKMSWYIKPIVGGDDAVQSSDNTVLFFVSNFQYILTAIVLSVGPPYREPMSKNFEFIVDIVASIFVSMLLMTLNPESYFGEKLQLTPVSSKFTIFIIVWVILNYYAQLYIPPSTKGWLKKKKSSKKYKLLIQEQEKLTDV
- the RRS1 gene encoding ribosome biogenesis protein RRS1 (similar to Saccharomyces cerevisiae RRS1 (YOR294W); ancestral locus Anc_8.763), with product MSAEDYKNLPVTVEKPIPVVYDLGNLAAFDSNILDKNDLDSSNAKREEKIKSLTRDNVQLLINQLLSLPMKSTTESAGGTSGQSSVMTLLQLPNATTELPREKPLPKVKAMTKWQKFAAKKGIKPKERAGKMVYDEASGEWVPKWGYKGANKKLDDQWLVEVDDKVKGTDNELIDPRTLNRAERKRLVKKNEKQQKRNLKNAL